A window of Mycobacteriales bacterium contains these coding sequences:
- a CDS encoding DUF1360 domain-containing protein — protein MRVMQRIQAEGAEYSDGAERQLGSRAVTIGVYAATLAGLAAAVRGRRAEIAEQIDWRDLGLVALASFRLSRTIAKDSVASPVRAPFTRFEGVSGPAELKESPRGHGWRHTIGELITCPFCLDQWVSTGFVGGLVLAPRVTRVLAAVFAVRGLADAGQLGYAWLEHRAE, from the coding sequence ATGCGGGTGATGCAGCGAATCCAGGCCGAAGGCGCCGAGTACTCGGATGGGGCGGAGCGACAGCTCGGCTCGCGCGCCGTCACGATCGGCGTCTACGCCGCCACCCTCGCCGGTCTCGCGGCTGCCGTACGCGGCCGCCGGGCCGAGATCGCCGAGCAGATCGACTGGCGGGATCTGGGGCTGGTGGCACTGGCCTCCTTCCGCCTGTCGCGGACGATCGCCAAGGACAGTGTGGCGAGTCCGGTGCGCGCTCCGTTCACCCGCTTCGAGGGGGTCAGCGGACCCGCGGAGCTCAAGGAGTCTCCCCGCGGCCACGGTTGGCGACACACCATCGGCGAGCTGATCACCTGCCCGTTCTGCCTCGACCAGTGGGTGTCGACCGGCTTCGTCGGTGGCCTCGTACTGGCCCCGCGGGTCACGCGGGTGCTCGCGGCGGTGTTCGCCGTCCGCGGCCTCGCCGACGCCGGGCAACTCGGCTATGCCTGGCTCGAACACCGCGCCGAGTAG
- a CDS encoding SDR family oxidoreductase has protein sequence MTLPTPAPDRTCLVTGASSGIGADIARELAARGHGLVLVARGAERLRGLTDELNGAGVRVEAIAADLASAADRARLLAQLEAGDRTVDVLVNNAGVGTSGAAHRGDPDRELALVRLNIEAVVDLCSRLLPGMVGRGRGAILNVASTAAFQPLPGQASYAASKAFVLSYTEALRAELRATGVTVTALCPGPVETGFGEAAGISDEEAHVLPSFMWVSSAQVAKAGVTGLDRDRAVVIPGAFNRAGALSARYTPHPLLMPVLGRHPSLRR, from the coding sequence ATGACGCTCCCGACCCCGGCCCCCGACCGCACCTGCCTGGTCACCGGGGCCTCCTCCGGCATCGGCGCCGACATCGCCCGCGAACTGGCCGCCCGCGGGCACGGTCTCGTCCTCGTCGCCCGCGGCGCCGAGCGGCTGCGGGGCCTCACCGATGAGCTGAACGGCGCGGGGGTGCGGGTCGAGGCGATCGCCGCGGATCTGGCGAGCGCCGCCGACCGGGCGAGGCTCCTCGCCCAGCTCGAAGCCGGGGACCGGACCGTGGACGTGCTGGTGAACAACGCCGGCGTCGGTACCTCCGGGGCGGCACATCGGGGCGACCCGGACCGGGAGCTGGCGCTCGTTCGGCTCAACATCGAAGCCGTGGTCGACCTTTGCAGCCGGTTGCTGCCCGGCATGGTCGGTCGCGGTCGGGGAGCCATCCTGAACGTCGCATCGACGGCGGCCTTCCAGCCGTTGCCGGGCCAGGCCAGCTACGCCGCGAGCAAGGCGTTCGTCCTGTCCTACACCGAGGCCCTTCGCGCCGAGCTGCGCGCGACCGGCGTGACGGTCACCGCGCTGTGCCCGGGTCCGGTCGAGACCGGTTTCGGGGAGGCGGCCGGCATCTCCGACGAGGAGGCGCACGTGCTGCCCTCCTTCATGTGGGTGAGCTCGGCGCAGGTCGCGAAGGCCGGGGTCACCGGCCTGGATCGCGACCGCGCGGTCGTCATCCCCGGCGCCTTCAACCGGGCCGGTGCGCTCTCCGCCCGGTACACGCCGCACCCACTGCTCATGCCGGTGCTCGGCCGGCACCCCTCGCTGCGCCGCTGA
- a CDS encoding PP2C family protein-serine/threonine phosphatase, with product MTLGPRRPGRSRRGDPDRLVIDLREQLAALSNPPSLPPGWALELAHLTADGAAFGGDFCVSALTRQGKLLELVLVDVSGKGIEAGTRALMLAGAVSGILGAVPPTEVLPALNAHLLRQGWDDGFGTAVHVAVTLASGDYALSVAGHPPPAEFHAGAGDWRVLESSGVLLGVTDTAFWPVQHGRLDAGDALLLYTDGCVERSHEDIDTGIDRLLGNAYRQVLQGFAGGAARLLEAGGDAHDDREIVWLWREPTS from the coding sequence GTGACCCTGGGACCGCGGCGACCGGGCCGTTCGCGCCGCGGCGACCCGGACCGGCTGGTCATCGACCTCCGCGAGCAGCTGGCCGCGCTGTCCAACCCGCCATCTCTTCCACCCGGCTGGGCGTTGGAACTTGCGCACCTGACGGCGGACGGCGCGGCGTTCGGCGGGGATTTCTGCGTCTCCGCACTCACCCGGCAGGGCAAGCTGCTGGAACTGGTGCTGGTCGACGTCTCGGGCAAGGGGATCGAGGCCGGCACTCGTGCGCTGATGCTGGCCGGCGCCGTGAGCGGCATCCTGGGCGCGGTGCCGCCGACCGAGGTGCTCCCCGCGCTGAACGCGCACCTGCTCCGGCAGGGGTGGGACGACGGTTTCGGGACCGCGGTGCATGTCGCCGTCACCCTGGCCAGCGGCGACTACGCGCTCAGCGTCGCCGGGCACCCGCCGCCGGCGGAGTTCCACGCCGGAGCGGGGGACTGGCGGGTCCTCGAGAGCAGCGGCGTTCTGCTCGGGGTCACCGACACCGCGTTCTGGCCCGTCCAGCATGGACGGCTGGATGCCGGCGACGCCCTGCTGCTCTACACCGACGGCTGCGTGGAGCGCTCCCACGAGGACATCGACACCGGGATCGATCGGCTGCTCGGCAACGCCTATCGCCAGGTTCTCCAGGGTTTCGCCGGCGGCGCGGCCCGGCTCCTCGAGGCCGGTGGCGATGCCCACGACGACCGGGAAATCGTCTGGCTGTGGCGGGAGCCGACCAGCTGA
- a CDS encoding aminopeptidase P family protein, producing the protein MADPDRRSRTSYDLGFSSALDAFMLTGWAERNRLDETVECAPYTAKRRSALSAAFPGELLVLPTGRLKIRSNDTPYDFRPGSDFFYFTGDPDPGAVLVLVPSGGGHDSVLFRTPVHSRAEDPGFYKHRQGEFWEGRRRSLAEAAVAFGLECRPLDELDAVLGAAAGHPVRLLPGLDASVDAAVPAGADARDDGNDEFAAVCSELRLIKDDFELAQLTDAVAATVRGFQDIVRSLPDAVGTSERMVEGVFATRARLEGNGVGYGTIAAAGAHATTLHWGRNDGPVRPGELLLVDAGVENRWLYTADVTRTIPVSGRFSPEQRRVYELVLAAQEAGLAAVRPGARFRDYHFAAMEVMAHGLEAFGVLPKPAADDLGEDSRLYRRWTIHGSGHMLGLDVHDCARARGDRYPEGRLEAGMVLTVEPGLYFQPDDLTVPPELRGIGVRIEDDVLVTPAGMQNLSAALPREPDAVEAWVRA; encoded by the coding sequence ATGGCGGATCCGGATCGGCGATCGCGCACGAGCTACGACCTGGGCTTCTCGTCGGCCCTCGACGCGTTCATGCTCACCGGGTGGGCGGAACGGAACCGCCTCGACGAGACGGTCGAGTGTGCCCCCTACACGGCGAAGCGGCGGTCCGCGCTGTCTGCTGCCTTCCCCGGTGAGCTGCTGGTCCTACCGACCGGCCGGCTCAAGATCCGCTCGAACGACACCCCGTACGACTTCCGGCCCGGGAGCGACTTCTTCTACTTCACCGGTGACCCGGACCCGGGCGCCGTGCTCGTCCTCGTGCCCTCCGGGGGCGGCCACGACTCGGTACTGTTCCGCACGCCGGTGCATTCCCGCGCCGAAGACCCCGGCTTCTACAAGCACCGGCAGGGCGAGTTCTGGGAGGGCCGCCGGCGCAGCCTGGCCGAGGCGGCGGTGGCCTTCGGCCTGGAGTGCCGCCCGCTCGACGAGCTGGACGCGGTCCTGGGGGCTGCTGCCGGGCATCCGGTCCGCCTGCTGCCCGGCCTCGACGCGTCGGTCGACGCCGCGGTCCCGGCCGGTGCGGACGCTCGCGATGACGGGAACGACGAGTTCGCCGCGGTCTGCTCAGAGCTCCGTCTGATCAAGGACGACTTCGAGCTCGCCCAGCTGACCGACGCGGTCGCGGCCACCGTCCGCGGCTTCCAGGACATCGTTCGGTCGCTTCCGGATGCGGTCGGGACCAGCGAGCGGATGGTCGAGGGGGTCTTCGCCACCCGCGCCCGGCTCGAAGGTAATGGTGTCGGCTACGGGACCATCGCCGCGGCCGGTGCGCACGCGACCACCCTGCACTGGGGCCGCAACGACGGTCCGGTCCGGCCCGGGGAACTGCTGCTCGTCGACGCGGGAGTGGAGAACCGCTGGCTGTACACCGCGGACGTGACCCGCACGATCCCGGTGTCGGGCCGGTTCAGCCCCGAACAGCGTCGGGTGTACGAGCTGGTGCTTGCGGCGCAGGAGGCCGGCCTGGCTGCGGTCCGGCCCGGCGCGCGGTTCCGGGACTACCACTTCGCCGCGATGGAGGTCATGGCCCACGGCCTGGAGGCCTTCGGCGTTCTGCCGAAGCCGGCGGCCGACGACCTCGGTGAGGACTCCCGGCTGTACCGGCGGTGGACGATCCACGGCTCCGGGCACATGCTCGGGCTGGACGTCCACGACTGCGCGCGGGCCCGGGGCGACCGTTACCCCGAGGGCCGGCTCGAAGCCGGCATGGTGCTGACCGTCGAGCCCGGCCTGTACTTCCAACCGGACGATCTCACCGTGCCGCCCGAGCTACGCGGGATCGGCGTCCGGATCGAGGACGACGTGCTGGTCACCCCCGCCGGGATGCAGAACCTCTCCGCGGCGCTGCCCAGAGAACCGGACGCGGTCGAGGCCTGGGTTCGCGCGTAA
- a CDS encoding response regulator transcription factor, which translates to MTKVLIVEDEESFADALSYLLGREGFDVRVATTGPDALAEFHRAGADLVVLDLMLPGMAGLEVCRRLRSVSDVPLIMLTAKDSEVDKVVGLEIGADDYVTKPYSARELIARIRAVLRRRAAAGEEDPLDVLGVGPIRMDVDRHVVTVGSQPVELPRKEFELLELLLRNSGRVLTRQQLIDRVWGSDYVGDTKTLDVHVKRLRAKLEPDPAQPRYLLTVRGWGYKMEA; encoded by the coding sequence GTGACCAAGGTGCTCATCGTCGAGGACGAGGAGTCCTTCGCCGATGCCCTGTCCTACCTGCTCGGGCGGGAAGGATTCGACGTCCGGGTCGCGACCACCGGTCCCGACGCCCTCGCCGAATTTCATCGCGCCGGCGCCGACCTCGTCGTGCTCGACCTCATGCTGCCCGGCATGGCCGGCCTCGAGGTCTGCCGCCGGCTGCGCTCGGTCTCCGACGTGCCCCTGATCATGCTGACCGCGAAGGACAGCGAGGTGGACAAGGTCGTGGGCCTGGAGATCGGCGCCGACGACTACGTGACCAAGCCGTACTCCGCCCGAGAGCTGATCGCCCGGATCCGGGCCGTGCTGCGCCGGCGGGCCGCCGCCGGGGAGGAGGACCCGCTCGACGTCCTCGGCGTCGGCCCGATCCGGATGGACGTGGACCGGCACGTGGTCACCGTCGGCAGCCAGCCGGTGGAGCTGCCGCGCAAAGAGTTCGAGCTACTCGAGCTGCTGCTCCGCAACTCCGGCCGCGTGCTCACCCGCCAGCAGCTCATCGACCGGGTCTGGGGCTCGGACTACGTCGGTGACACCAAGACCCTCGACGTGCACGTCAAGCGCCTGCGCGCCAAGCTGGAACCCGACCCGGCCCAACCCCGCTACCTGCTCACCGTCCGCGGGTGGGGCTACAAGATGGAAGCCTGA
- a CDS encoding Rieske (2Fe-2S) protein, translating to MQPFDSVSRLEDLRAIDPVVRSVRSVVHRALKNQRVADLLHGTWLGHPLHPALVQVPIGAWLAASVLDVAVPGSGPASATLVGVGLAGAAPAAWAGWADWADLPDRPARVGLVHAGTNGLAVGLYAGSLAARLSGRRGRGKLLALAGLGTALGGGVLGGHLAFRQAAGANHAEYVARLMPTGWTRVARLDELADGKPVERMVGPVPIMLLRRHGSVHALANTCSHLAGPLHEGELSDDPEPCVSCPWHGSTFRLRDGAVLRGPATAPQPVLETRVQGGEVEVRLEIRG from the coding sequence ATGCAGCCGTTCGACTCGGTCAGCCGCTTGGAAGATCTTCGTGCCATCGACCCGGTGGTGCGCTCGGTCCGGTCGGTCGTGCATCGGGCGCTGAAGAACCAGCGGGTCGCCGACCTGTTGCACGGCACCTGGCTCGGACACCCGCTGCACCCGGCGCTCGTTCAGGTGCCCATCGGGGCGTGGCTCGCCGCCTCGGTTCTCGACGTCGCCGTGCCCGGTTCCGGCCCGGCGTCAGCGACCCTAGTCGGGGTGGGTCTGGCGGGTGCCGCGCCGGCGGCGTGGGCCGGCTGGGCCGACTGGGCCGACCTTCCCGATCGGCCGGCCCGGGTGGGGCTGGTGCACGCCGGGACGAACGGTCTCGCCGTCGGCCTGTATGCCGGGTCCTTGGCGGCCCGTCTCTCCGGGCGGCGCGGGCGCGGGAAGCTGCTCGCCCTCGCCGGCCTGGGAACCGCACTGGGCGGCGGCGTGCTCGGCGGACATCTCGCGTTCCGGCAGGCCGCCGGAGCGAACCACGCCGAATACGTCGCTCGCCTGATGCCGACCGGCTGGACCCGGGTGGCACGACTCGACGAGCTGGCGGACGGCAAGCCCGTCGAGCGGATGGTCGGGCCGGTGCCGATCATGCTGCTGCGCCGGCACGGCTCGGTGCATGCCCTCGCCAACACCTGCAGCCACCTCGCGGGCCCGTTGCACGAGGGCGAGCTCTCCGACGATCCAGAACCCTGCGTCAGCTGCCCCTGGCACGGGAGCACGTTCCGGCTGCGCGACGGCGCGGTCCTCCGCGGTCCGGCCACAGCTCCGCAGCCGGTCCTGGAGACGCGGGTCCAGGGCGGCGAGGTCGAGGTCCGGCTCGAGATCCGGGGATAG
- a CDS encoding PadR family transcriptional regulator, with protein sequence MDATTAAPGFRLDPQQLKSWLSLLWASGAPPGEPRHHPRPHGPWGFAGPWAWTGGPRGRRPRPRRGDVRLAVLTLLAESPMHGYQIITELTTRSGGVWRPSPGSVYPTLQQLEDEGLVSVSERDGRRTFELTDAGRAEVQTASQGRRAPWEEMADEADDGAGDLREYAGQLMAAVLQVAAAGTPGQVARAETMVNETRRALYRLLAEDDGPAGGAP encoded by the coding sequence GTGGACGCGACGACGGCGGCACCCGGTTTCCGGCTCGATCCGCAGCAGCTCAAATCCTGGCTCTCCCTGCTCTGGGCGAGCGGCGCGCCCCCCGGCGAGCCCCGCCACCATCCCCGGCCGCACGGCCCCTGGGGGTTCGCCGGCCCGTGGGCCTGGACGGGCGGCCCGCGGGGGCGTCGGCCGCGGCCTCGGCGCGGCGACGTGCGCCTGGCCGTGCTCACCCTGCTCGCCGAGTCGCCGATGCACGGCTACCAGATCATCACCGAGCTGACCACCCGCAGCGGTGGCGTGTGGCGGCCGAGCCCCGGCTCGGTCTACCCGACCCTCCAGCAGCTCGAGGACGAGGGCCTGGTGTCGGTCTCCGAACGCGACGGCCGGCGGACCTTCGAACTCACCGATGCCGGCCGCGCGGAGGTGCAGACCGCGTCCCAGGGGCGGCGGGCTCCGTGGGAGGAGATGGCCGACGAGGCGGACGACGGCGCCGGCGACCTCCGCGAGTACGCCGGCCAGTTGATGGCCGCCGTACTCCAGGTCGCTGCCGCGGGCACCCCCGGCCAGGTGGCCCGCGCGGAGACGATGGTCAACGAGACGAGGCGCGCGCTGTACCGGCTGCTCGCCGAGGACGACGGCCCCGCCGGCGGCGCCCCGTGA
- a CDS encoding DUF1707 domain-containing protein: MRAAASSLRVGDAEREAVVTALSRHYAEGRLTRLEHEERTGLALEARIGADLDALCADLPPHDGGSRRAEPTHRRRLRAVAWRLALVALAISVVVHLLPLLAFVGLAFLASRVLLRRRFHRSRSAWNCCPRWW; encoded by the coding sequence GTGAGGGCGGCGGCCTCATCCCTGCGGGTCGGTGACGCGGAGCGGGAGGCCGTGGTCACCGCGCTCAGCCGGCACTACGCCGAGGGCCGGCTGACCCGCCTCGAGCACGAGGAGCGCACCGGGCTTGCCCTCGAAGCCCGCATCGGCGCCGACCTCGACGCGCTCTGCGCCGACCTGCCGCCACACGACGGCGGCTCGCGCCGGGCCGAACCGACCCACCGGAGGCGGTTGCGCGCGGTCGCCTGGCGACTCGCGCTCGTGGCGCTGGCGATCTCCGTGGTCGTGCACCTGCTCCCGCTTCTGGCCTTCGTCGGGCTGGCGTTCCTCGCCAGCCGGGTGCTCCTCCGGCGCCGGTTCCACCGGTCGCGGTCCGCGTGGAACTGCTGCCCGCGCTGGTGGTAA
- a CDS encoding glycosyltransferase family 87 protein — protein MTAGARGLGRRAVRAAPVLAVVLVVAVAFLPRSAPYDLQVFLRAGHRLAGGGDVYPAPGSRSVYSGFSFVYPFVMAWPFAALAWLPDPVAVGICTAVGFAAVLGACTLAGPGGRLPPVLLLLSSFTLVGLQLGSMSVLLLFGLVAAWRLRDRPLWFALVATPLVASKLFLAPLLLWLLLTGRWRALGGTVAGLIGVLGLGFLTGPLGPVAYARLLGALARHEAASGLGFISLLRGLGVSPTASELLAVALAGAVVWWATLRMRRTGDERWLYSAAVVAALLLTPVLWSHYLVLLAAPLLVAEAGPLWFAGFAVSSWAVTVPHGSNAMTDVLGLVLLLPIAGYAAREQVARFWRGAVLAAGLAIAGIAVGLTVLTGPVSWHPASTALAVVISLAVLRANPGLDRVRFSGQRRGEVLHPGGGDQHVVLDPDADPA, from the coding sequence GTGACAGCCGGAGCGCGCGGGCTCGGCCGGAGGGCGGTCCGGGCCGCTCCGGTCCTCGCCGTCGTGCTGGTCGTCGCCGTCGCCTTCCTGCCGCGCAGCGCCCCCTACGACCTACAGGTCTTCCTCCGGGCGGGCCACCGGTTGGCCGGCGGCGGGGACGTCTATCCGGCGCCGGGCAGCAGGTCGGTCTACTCCGGCTTCTCCTTCGTCTACCCGTTCGTGATGGCGTGGCCGTTCGCTGCGCTGGCGTGGCTGCCCGATCCGGTCGCGGTCGGGATCTGCACGGCCGTGGGGTTCGCCGCGGTCCTCGGGGCCTGCACGCTCGCCGGGCCGGGCGGCCGATTGCCTCCGGTCCTGCTCCTGCTGAGCTCCTTCACGCTGGTCGGGCTCCAGCTCGGCAGCATGAGCGTGCTGCTGCTCTTCGGGCTGGTGGCGGCATGGCGGTTGCGCGACCGGCCGCTGTGGTTCGCCCTGGTGGCCACTCCGCTCGTGGCGTCCAAACTTTTCCTTGCGCCGCTTCTCCTCTGGTTACTCCTCACCGGGCGCTGGCGGGCGCTCGGGGGCACCGTCGCCGGACTGATCGGCGTGCTCGGCTTGGGCTTCCTCACCGGTCCGCTCGGGCCGGTCGCATACGCTCGGCTGCTCGGGGCGCTGGCGCGACACGAGGCCGCCTCCGGACTCGGTTTCATCAGCCTGCTCCGTGGGCTCGGCGTCTCCCCCACGGCGTCGGAACTGCTCGCGGTCGCCCTCGCCGGCGCCGTCGTGTGGTGGGCCACCCTGCGGATGCGCCGCACCGGCGACGAGCGGTGGCTCTACAGCGCAGCGGTCGTCGCCGCCCTGTTGCTCACCCCGGTGCTCTGGAGCCATTACCTCGTTCTGCTCGCGGCCCCGCTGCTCGTCGCCGAGGCCGGCCCGCTCTGGTTCGCCGGTTTCGCGGTGTCCAGTTGGGCGGTGACGGTCCCGCACGGGAGCAACGCGATGACCGACGTGCTGGGCCTCGTCCTGCTGCTGCCGATCGCCGGTTACGCCGCCCGGGAGCAGGTGGCCCGGTTCTGGCGGGGGGCGGTGCTCGCCGCCGGGTTGGCCATCGCCGGGATCGCGGTCGGCCTGACCGTGCTGACCGGCCCGGTCTCGTGGCACCCGGCCAGTACCGCGCTCGCGGTGGTGATCTCGCTCGCCGTGTTACGCGCGAACCCAGGCCTCGACCGCGTCCGGTTCTCTGGGCAGCGCCGCGGAGAGGTTCTGCATCCCGGCGGGGGTGACCAGCACGTCGTCCTCGATCCGGACGCCGATCCCGCGTAG
- a CDS encoding formate/nitrite transporter family protein: MVDTETEQPAPADQTPEAGFDRTLEEGKRRLGRGVSALFATGFVGGVDVATGVLAFLIVLAATRSDVLAGLAFPIGFIALTLAGSELFTENFLVPVIAVVARQAPWWRLFWLWAGTLVFNLIGGWIVTGLIIAGFPNLAATAVHSGAAYVGFGLGWRAFSLALLGGLVITLMTWMQHTSEAMTAKIVAAFAAAFLLGAGKLNHAIVASLMMFAALHTGHAPFGYLSWLEAAGWAALGNLVGGVGLVTLLRLLQGPHQVLSQRASPGEHVTDPG; this comes from the coding sequence ATGGTCGACACCGAAACGGAGCAGCCGGCACCCGCGGACCAGACCCCCGAGGCTGGGTTCGACCGGACGCTGGAGGAGGGGAAGCGCCGGCTCGGTCGCGGCGTGTCCGCACTGTTCGCGACCGGGTTCGTCGGCGGTGTGGACGTGGCAACGGGTGTTCTCGCCTTTCTCATCGTGCTCGCGGCCACCCGGAGCGACGTGCTGGCCGGGTTGGCGTTCCCGATCGGGTTCATCGCGCTCACTCTCGCTGGTAGCGAACTGTTCACCGAGAACTTCCTCGTGCCGGTGATCGCAGTGGTCGCGCGGCAGGCCCCTTGGTGGCGGCTGTTCTGGTTGTGGGCCGGGACGCTCGTCTTCAACCTGATCGGTGGCTGGATCGTGACCGGCCTGATCATCGCCGGCTTCCCGAACCTGGCGGCGACCGCCGTGCACTCCGGGGCTGCTTACGTGGGCTTTGGCCTGGGCTGGCGCGCCTTCTCCCTGGCCCTGCTCGGAGGCCTGGTCATCACGTTGATGACCTGGATGCAGCACACCAGCGAGGCGATGACCGCCAAAATCGTGGCGGCGTTCGCGGCGGCCTTCCTGCTCGGTGCCGGCAAGCTCAACCATGCGATCGTCGCGTCGTTGATGATGTTCGCGGCACTGCATACCGGGCACGCGCCGTTCGGCTACCTGAGTTGGCTGGAAGCAGCCGGTTGGGCTGCCCTCGGCAATCTGGTGGGCGGCGTCGGCCTGGTGACACTCCTGCGACTTCTTCAGGGCCCGCACCAGGTACTCAGCCAGCGGGCGAGCCCCGGCGAGCACGTCACCGACCCCGGGTAG
- a CDS encoding DUF2127 domain-containing protein produces the protein MSRLRYDLLGCALHGHALAGTGAASLRPEDHVLVREHAGLRWHRCLRCDAWVPTEPPAAPTTEFPPGPDEVEVPLRGKPLRDRYVLRLIAFDRFVHVVVLGALAVVIFLFARHKIGLERDYIRILNDIQGGAGGPAHGQHGLLGEIQKAFRVSPTHLYYAGGFVAAYALLEGVEMVGLWRGRRWAEYLTFVATSVLLPLEVYELGHSLSVLKAVTFAINLAIVVYLLLAKRLFGLRGGGRAVAEERERDSGWPAVLRATPTAPGPTS, from the coding sequence ATGTCGCGACTCCGCTACGACCTGCTCGGCTGCGCCCTCCACGGTCATGCGCTCGCCGGCACCGGCGCGGCGAGCCTCCGCCCCGAGGACCACGTTCTGGTCCGCGAGCATGCCGGCCTGCGGTGGCACCGCTGCCTGCGCTGCGACGCGTGGGTGCCGACGGAGCCGCCGGCCGCACCGACCACCGAGTTCCCCCCGGGGCCGGATGAGGTGGAGGTGCCACTGCGCGGGAAGCCGCTGCGGGACCGCTACGTCCTGCGCCTGATCGCCTTCGACCGTTTCGTCCACGTCGTCGTGCTCGGCGCGTTAGCCGTGGTGATCTTCCTGTTCGCCCGGCACAAGATCGGCCTCGAGCGTGACTACATACGAATCCTCAACGACATCCAGGGTGGTGCCGGTGGTCCGGCCCATGGCCAGCACGGCCTGCTCGGCGAGATCCAAAAAGCGTTCCGGGTGAGCCCCACCCATCTGTACTACGCCGGCGGCTTCGTCGCCGCCTACGCGCTGCTCGAGGGGGTGGAGATGGTCGGCCTGTGGCGAGGCCGGCGCTGGGCGGAATATCTCACCTTCGTCGCAACCTCGGTGCTGCTACCCCTCGAGGTGTATGAACTGGGTCACTCGTTGAGCGTGCTAAAAGCCGTGACATTCGCGATCAACCTGGCCATCGTCGTCTACCTGCTGCTCGCGAAACGGCTGTTCGGCCTGCGCGGTGGCGGGCGTGCGGTGGCGGAGGAGCGGGAGCGGGACTCCGGCTGGCCGGCGGTGCTGCGGGCGACGCCGACGGCTCCCGGGCCGACGTCCTGA
- a CDS encoding CsbD family protein, giving the protein MIPRISPSNIRGISDKVVGLGKEIFGSALGNDRLKRSGQLQQDAGTERLKALEEQTKAEARGGQAKTAETRERAAQREKANA; this is encoded by the coding sequence ATGATTCCCCGTATCAGTCCGAGCAACATCCGCGGCATCAGCGACAAGGTCGTCGGGCTCGGCAAGGAGATCTTCGGCAGCGCGCTCGGGAACGACCGGCTCAAGCGGAGCGGTCAGCTGCAGCAGGACGCCGGGACCGAGCGACTCAAGGCGCTGGAGGAGCAGACCAAGGCCGAGGCGCGCGGTGGCCAGGCCAAGACCGCGGAGACGCGGGAGCGCGCCGCGCAGCGGGAGAAGGCGAACGCCTGA
- a CDS encoding CsbD family protein, which yields MGVFEQAKGKVKETVGDVTDNDALQAEGRAQDEKGAAETQETKHRAAAQVHEKKAEALDRQAEAVND from the coding sequence ATGGGCGTATTCGAGCAGGCCAAGGGCAAGGTCAAGGAGACCGTAGGCGACGTCACGGACAACGACGCGCTGCAGGCCGAAGGCCGAGCCCAGGACGAGAAGGGTGCCGCGGAGACCCAGGAGACGAAGCACCGGGCCGCAGCGCAGGTGCACGAGAAGAAGGCCGAGGCGCTCGATCGTCAGGCCGAGGCAGTGAACGACTGA